CATCTAGAATGTAGGGAaaggataaaaaaaaggaatgggAATTGGGAACCTGTGCTATACGGGATGGTTATTTTATGCAGGTGTTGTTTACGGTAGGCGCTTATCGGTTTGGGACGGCGGAGCTGGAAAGGTAATAGGAAAATAGACTAATATGGCTTAGGTTTTTGAAATGGATAGGTTTGCAGAACCAAACGAGAGATGAGAGTTTGTTATAGCTCTTGTCTCACACATCAGTGCGGCGTTGTCATGGGTGGAAAATCATTTGATCGAAAAAGATGATGAGATAGTGACGAAATTCGAAATCGGTGACAGTTGTTGGGAAGCTTTTGGTGCGCAATGTAATACGGTGGGTCACTAAATTGATGGCAACATTTATCACGAATTCCTATTGACTTTAAGTcttaatataaataattataataataataataacattcGTCCACATAATCATAGATGTACCTTCAACTGTTTGATATCGAATGATGGTGCTTTTGTACATTTAGGCTAAAATATGGCAGGCAAAGTATGATAATCTGTCAGTTTTAAAACTTAACTCAGTTTTAAAACTTAGACGCTTAGCCAAATTGTCTATCAAATGGCATAAACAATGTGAGTGTAGCATGGAAATTAGCCATGACGTGTTTAAAAAATCTCCGAAAACTTCGAGCCAAGTCAGGGGTGCCAGGCAAGGAGTCTcaaaatttatataaaaaaactttTCAGAAGGGTTTTATATTTCAATATTAGAAAATTGATGTAAAAATTTTACATTTCTAGTTTTGTGCTTTCTATTCAATCCATGATTTCTACATTcactgataaaaaaaaaatgtaaaaatgatgTTCAATAATGTAATCTTAAATCACTGATCCCACGTTCTGAGACCCGCATTCTGAGAAGATCAAAGACCCTTGTCATAAGCAAGGGTTTCATACTTCTCaaatacatttcaacaatATCCATTGTACTGCGAATTATATATCATTGGATGGAAAATAGATAGATAATAGATTGTAAGGGATGGaggaaacaattttaaaccaaCTAAAGAAATCCTGCAATCTCCGTTGCAAGCATAGCATTACGCTTTGGCGAAAAGAGCTTTTCTTATCACATTAGTATCATCAgctgagtaaaaaaaaagtttttgctttttttcaaaGCCACGACCAGTCAATAGATGcttttttataacaatagcCATCATATTTGAGCATTAATTCATTACTTGGCGTGTTGCTTTTTGTCTCCATGTTCAAGATGCGACTTCCTTTTTCTTGTACTTTCTCGTAAGCTACTGCATTAAGACTCCCAAACTACGCTATCTAGATAGAACTAAGTTTCAATCTGATGTGTTTGTCTTGCTTTAGAAGTAAGAGGCTGTTAAACAATACCCAATTGGGTAGTTTCAGTCTACATCCGTACGGTTTGGGGTGGATTGTGCTGAACAAACCACATCCTCCAACGAAGTTTTGATGTCTCCTTGACCTCTCGGATGGGAGAAATGGCCTGTATAATATGGGTACAAATTGAAATCATATAATCTCCTCTTAAGTGGTAAATAATAGTTGTCCCAATATAGCATTTAACTTCCATTTAAAAGCGCCACAAAAGGCGCCACACCAGCTACTCCGAATCCGAATCGTGCTAAACGAACGCGCCATCTCAGAGCGCTGCACATTTCGCGTCCGTAAACAATATTATTCCCTTAATTAAACTGTGCCTGGTGACGAAACCGTTTAACGCGCTAACGATGCAACACGATAAAATGCGCGCCATCCAGTTACGCAACGCAACGGAACGGTTCACCAGCAGCATGTCGGTCACGTCGGCCCAGAACGATGATGCACGAaagcggagggggggggggtcgtaCTGGGTTCACCCTCCGCCTGGAGATTGCCCTCCGGTCGACCGAAATATGGAACGCACAAGTTAACATGTATACCACTTCTCTAATTTGTGTGGCTTCTAAATCTACCAACGCGAAGAGGAGAGGACCGACAAAGCTTGGACCGACTTCGAGCGATTGTTTACGGCCTCGTGTTCCTTGCCGAAGTAACTCAACTCGCATCAGAACGAAAGAATTTCATTGCAGTTGTGGGGAGGTGGAAGCGATGCTATTTTGTCATCGATTTGGATGGCGGCGGCAAGTGGTTGATTAATAGCGAAAGAAAAGCGCCTGCTGTGTTGTTCGAGGTTCTTGCGTTACTAGGCACGCGGTTGGTGTGAGCTTTGGATCCTCCCGCCGCCGCCTTGTGTCAGTGTTGGATGATGGAtggatttttaaaacaaacgttACTCGATACGCTATTTCGATCGATACGTTTTTTGGGTGTCTTTTTCTGTtgaatgtagtttttttttaatcatcggGAGTTAGAGCAAACAGTAATAGCCTCTCTACCTCTCCCAAAACTTAAGTTTGCGCTGTCGAAATATGGGTCGTATGGTTGGGTGGGCAATCGAAAATGCATTAACATAATGAGCCGTTTTTGTGTCGTCCAATACGGTGTGTGCTAACCACATTTTTCCATCTTCCCCCCATTCCAGACGGACAGTGAAATTGCGTGCGAGGAGGCGGCACGATTGACGGCCGACACACAGGAATATACATCGccggacgatgacgatggaGGGTGCGAGTACCACGACATGCCGCCCCCACCGGACGGCGGGTAAGTGTCGCAGTTCGCGATTGCTTTAAACTTCGACCGAAAATCCTCCCGCTAATCGCTCGAAATTGCTTCCTTTTCCAGATACGGCTGGGTGATCGTATTCGCCTCGTTTATGTGCAACATGATCGTGGACGGCATCGCGTACACGTTCGGCGTGTTCCTGAACGAGTTCGTGGTGTACTTCGGCGAGGGCAAGGGTACGGTGGCCTGGGTGGGCAGCTTGCTCAGCGGTATGTACCTGAGCGCCGGTCCGGTTGTGTCCGCGCTGGCCAACAAGTACGGCTGCCGGGCGGTGTGTATCGCGGGCAGCATCATCTCCTGCGCGGCGTTTGCGCTCAGCACGCTCAGCACCTCCGTGACGATGCTGATGCTCACGTACGGCGTGATGGGTGGCATCGGGTTCGGGCTGATCTATCTGCCCGCGGTCGTGGCCGTCGGGTACTACTTCGAAACGAAGCGCTCGCTCGCGACCGGCATCGCCGTGTGCGGGTCCGGGTTCGGCACGTTCGCGTTCGCACCGCTCGCAAACATGCTGCTGGAAAACTTTGACTGGAAAAACTCCAACCTCATCCTGGCCGGGCTGATACTGAACTGTGCCGTGTTTGGGGCGATGATGCGGCCGCTCACCTACCCGAAGGAGGACAAGGTGAAACCGCTGATGCAGCGCATGTACGAGGAAAAGCGGCTGCAGATGGAGCGCGGCTCGATCGGTGGGTCGTACTTTATGGTTCAGCTGCCGGACGGCACGATGGAGAAAAGACTGAAGGCGCCGCTGAACGCGGACCCGGGCGTACACTCGAGCCTGGCGCTGGACCAGCTGGCCGCCCAGCAGGGCGGCATGCATCCGGTGGCGACCCTGCCCACCATTTCCGAGTTTAAGGCGCAGGAGCAGAACGGTAGCAGCGGCTCGTCGTCCGAGTCGAGCCAGATCGAGATGAAGAAACCGCTGAACAAGAAGCGCAACACCAACTCGGAGTCCGATGCCGCCGACTACGGGGCGGACAATATGCCCCGCAACGCCTCACAGCCTGCCTTTACCAGCCATCAGTCGGGTGAGTCCTTCCTTTCGCCGCCCGGACAGCAAGAAACACTAATGGGAtgaattttcgtttttttggtttatttgtttttgtgtagGCATGCCGAAGAATGGTTCCGTACCGACGTTCGATCGCGTCCGCAAACACTCGACCGGGGAGCGGTTCAAACCGTCGCTCGCCGCCATCAAGGCTAGCTCGCGGGGCGATGTTGGTAGCAACGGTGACGTACGTAAATCCATGCATCTCAGACTCTCGCGCGGCTCAGTCAATGGcagcaaaaataataacgCTGAAGAATTCGTTAGTAGCCAATTTTTCTGtccgtttcttttttgctctttaCTCTTTCccaactacaaaaaaacaccacgaTTGGGGTCCGGAACCCCTATAAGTTCTCCATTTGGTTTTGTGTGCcctttctctctatttcttACTGGTTAGCAGTTGTGTAAACTAGGTTCGGTATGATGCTGCCGTACACGGCGCGGTTTTAGTTTTTGGTTTTAATCTACTTAACACGGTGTGGACTATCTCTTCTAAAACCCTTATCCTACTATGTATTATGTATATAGAGAGCTGTAACACTTTTAATCTGTTTCCTATTAGGCGATCTATTTCTATTTTCCCATATTAATACCCCACCCCATTAACACCCAGTAGCGATATTTCTTGCAAACAACCAAAACCCGTAACCCGTCCTCCCACTAAAAACCAACCGTTGCTCTACAATGTATGTGCAAATTGGCGgcgcgtgcgcgtgtgtgtgaagtAATTGCCTAAAATTAACGATAGCATGGAAAAAAGACGGTAGGGTgtattaagttttttttaacaccaCTCGCTAATAACCCGTTCTGTGTATGCTCCTTGGAGAATGGACGACGGTAAATTTAGAACCGCTCTTGGACGGCAACCAAAAGACTAACAGGGCTGCTAGAAAGGATGCCGCCTAAGCTTTCTCGCGTACGTGTGTGAAATGGTTCTCACTCTGTGTTTGGCTAGCTAGCGGCGCTGTCTGGGGCTCTGgatgttaaaaacaaaacccaaacgTATACAGAGCGATTTGCGGACCAAAGGTGTAGCAAgtagagaaaacaaaaaaaaggcattcaGCGCTATTATCAGAGCTCACATTAACTTGACCACGTGGGAAGAGCTATCGTCATTCATTTCCTCGCATTGCATTACCTGAACTGCACATCATTTTGCACGCATTGCGCAGAGGGAATAGCCGGTCCATAGCGTAGAGCATTTCGATGGGACTTCCATtcatttacagggtttccatgggttctcatagttgagGGACACTTCCTagactctttcttatgggaagtgaGCTTCGCACAGGGTTTCGAACCATATAaaggaatagttcaatcacttacgGGGAATTATTTCAAATCTTTATGGGAATGTTGCACGCATGCTGTAGaagtttgcaatcatataGGGATTCCCGACTGCAATCGACtaggggaattttgcaagcatatggagctatggagctttcatcagactgtgggtgccgctGTAAATACATCAGAAATAATTTCGTTAATTTTACTACTTTATCATGTATAAAGGTGGCTCCGCAGcaggatttatttagtttatcatATGTACATCGGAATgccacacgaaaacaacttcaaatgatgttttgaagaaaacatCATCGATATCAATTCGAAGCTTTTTACagcggcacccacagtctgatgacagctccacagtatgcTTGCAAAAGATCCCTAGTCGACTGCAACGCATGATTGCAAACTTCCATAGCATGCTTGCAACATTACcttaccgatttgcaacattcccctaagtgattaaACTATACTTTTATATGTTTCCAAACCCTGTATGTTGGAAATTGAACTCTATTGCACCACTTTTGACCAGActccttggaaattcctattggatttgtccaagaAGGGTGCTATAGACTCCAATTCCCATTGCAATAAGTTCATTTTACTTAGAAAAGAGTCAATAAGAAAGAGTCCCGCAGccatgagaactcctggaacaCTTTGTATGAGATCGCTGTTATTTGTTGCTTTTAGCTCATTTTTTTAGTAACTTGTCGGTAAATTATTCGGGTAGTACACACAAAATTTGCATCGTTTTGGCAAGCAAGTAGCTTATTGGCTTAATTTTTTTGGCACATTTATCTTTTTGCAATAGTTGTTGGTTGTAGCTTTGCTACATTAGAAGCTTCACTAGTTAGCAGTTGCTCATTTTTCGATTATCGCCTTAGTCCTGCTCCTGCCTTgcatctacacacacacacacatttcgtaCACATTTCCCCTTCACATATCATTACGTTTAAAGTGAAATATTCTAACGATCCTTTTTGCCACCACTCACACATTGCTCACACATCCgattgcacacacatacaggatGATGGCAGCATGTTTACCTCAAAAGCCTCACTGAAGGCGGACCGGCCAGTAATGGTGCGTCCGCTGTCACGTAAGGACATCTTCTACTCCGGCTCCGTCACGAACCTGAAAGAGTTCCAGTCGCAAAAGTCGCTAACGAACTATCGCAATTCCGTCGTTTCGCTGACCAAGTTCGAGAAGGAGCACCGGAACGATGTGCGGGACGATGTGGAGAAGGGGCGGGAAGAGCGTAAGTTGTACAATTGCAGTGCGTGAGTGGATGGGTGCGGTGTTACATGTCTAACTTAACTTCTCTCTGCTTTCCGACAACCCACAACCCATCACGCGGTACAGAGTACGATCTTTGCCCGTGCCTGGCGCTGCCGGAATCGTTCAAGAATGCGATCGGTGCCATGATGGATGTGAGCTTGCTGCGCGATCCCGTCTTTATGATGATTGGCGTATCGAACATCTTCGGCATGGCCGGTCTGTACGTCCCCTTCGTGTACCTGGTCGATGCGGCTGTTCTGGATGTAAGCTGGTTCTTCGCGGATCGGTTGCAATGATCTTCAGCAAACTAACAGCctaccctctctctctctctctttctgtgttTAGGGAATTGAACAAAACTCTGCCTCCTTCCTTATCTCGATCATTGGTATTACGAACACGGTGGGCCGTATCGTGTGCGGTTACGTTGCTGACTTCCCGCAAGTGGACGCCCTGTTTCTGAACAACATCTGTCTAGTCATCTCCACCGTAGCGGTCGCACTGACGCCTTTCTGCCACACTTACGCCGCGTACGTGGCGATGGCGATCGCGTTCGGCATTGCTATCGGTAGGTATCGTCGTGGAGCGGTTTTTGCTCGACGATGGGCCCcagcaatgcaaaaaaaaagcgcacttGCATTGACccttgtgtttgtttatctcGCTTCAGCTGGCTACATTTCACTGACGTCAATTATTCTGGTCGATCTGCTCGGGCTGGACAAGCTTACGAATGCGTTCGGTTTGCTGATTCTGTTCCGTGGTGCCGCCACGATCGTCGGCTCACCGCTGGCCGGAGCCCTGTACGATGCCACCCAGTCCTACTCCATACCGTTCTTCGTTGCCGGCGGTCTGTTTGCCCTGTCGGCCATAACCAGCTTTGCGGCACCCGCCATGAAGAGGTAAGTGCAGCGATAGTGTAGCAGAAGGAGCAAGAGCATCACATTAATTgaccccgttttttttttttcggaatgTTTTAGATTCCGCAAGCCTTCGGAAGCACCCGTGCACGTCGAGGTGCTGACGCCGATCGACGAGGAACCGTCCGAAGATTTGGCGGACGATGATCAACCGATCACGATGGTACCAAAGATCATTCAAACCGCCCCCAGCCCGTCCACGGAGCAGCCCGTCACGTCGAATATCACCTCCACGACCACCATCAATGACGATCGCAAGCAGCCGCAGTCGAACGGTAGCGCAAAGGACACGGACAAGGAAGTGAGCCAGATGGAGTCCGTTCTGTAACCTGGACCGGTTTCCGGCAAAGGACACAGCGAAAGGGGCGAATGTTGCAGGTTGGAACAAACAGAGCGCGCGATGAAGACTGCCAGTGGTTGGGCGACGATAGTATCCCCGATAAGGATCATATTTACCATTCGTCGGTAGTCGGTACGCTGACTCACCCTCAGCCAGTTGCTTCACCTGCTTACACCAAAAGCAACCGTGGGCATCGAGCGTCGTGCAGATGACGGTGGGACGGGAAAGAGCGAGTGTTTTAGGCGAAGAGTGTAACCGTTATCAGCTCCAATGTTTCAACTAGCTAGTGTGTTAGGCTTATCTAGTTATATCGTATCGTGGaaagatttgttttgattatgttatttttaattgaaacaaaacgaGTTTTTATCGCAACGTGGAagtgtgaagcaaaaaaacaaaaaaaaaaagaaggcagAGTTAGAACGCAACAGAACGGAATTTGCAGTGCAAAGAAAAGCATGGTGTAAAAACACGACAAgaaaaagcgagagagagagagagaaacgtgAAATACTAGGTATGATAGGAACATAATCGAGAACaaagcaagaaaaagaaaacatacaaaaaacaaagatgAAACCTTTAGTGTCATAGTAAGTAGAGAACGAAAGAAGCGAATGAATGTGTTAGAATGTGTGCGTCGTGTGCAAAGCATATATAGgtgtaacaaaaacaaaagaggaaaaaacgcGACAAAGAGCCACATGTGTTAGTGGTATGACGCCAGTAGGACGGCCGTATGactattttattttcccgttgtttaaacgtttgttttattattcccttccctccctccccctaCAAACTTACCCCACCCCACTCTTCACTTTATTAGTTAAACATTCGGTAGACAGcatggttgtttttgttacgcGCGCAAGCCACTACGATCAgtgcgtgcgtgtgagtgtttgcGCGATCGTCGTACTTAGTTCTCAGTTAGGATCTGTTCTTTTAAGATTTCAAAGTCATATCCAAGCCATTTTGCTTAATGCTGTAAACAAACCATCCGGTACTCAGTACTTAGGCGTTTGTACGTACGCTTGAAGAAGCGTAGATAAATGGTAATAGCTCATAtatacacacccacacacgcaaGCCGATGTTGAACAAATCCACTACCACACTTTGCTTTTCCCAGTTAGTGGAAAGCCCGCTAAAACCGTTAGCAGCAGGTACGCCGGTAGGTAGTGTACGCTTAGGGGAAGTTTAAGGAAGACGAACGCCAGCCAACCTCTATTTACTAATGAAGCTCACCATACATCATACACCATACAAACatgcagagagagaaagagatatgTTGTAGATGACAGGAGTGTGGGCACAGGCACAATGgaaagggaaaaagatggaGAGTAAACTAAGAGATTGTACTAGGATGAGGAAAATGCAAGTAAAATGGAaacgccagccagccagccacaaCTCCTAACAAAGTCCTAATGAGGTGTAGCGTTGCAAAAtgtgtaataaaacaaaaagcatacaaaaaaaacaaccctcaCACATATACGAAAGAGTATTAGCTTCTTATGAGTTGTACATACATAGGGATGAACGGAAATGGTGGAAAGAATCGTAGCATCTCGCGCTCAGTGGTGGTGTGCCGCCCGGGTGTTTTACGTTTAAGTCTAGTCGTAACAGGGCGCAATGCTGAGTCCTGCCTGTTGTTGCGTACGATACGGTGGCCATATTAGCTTACACAAGGCTGCAGGGAGAAGGGAAAAGGGGGAAGAAGGCTAGCACGCTAGCATATATTAGACGAAAgaaggagaggaaaaaaaaacaaaagagcaaacaaactATACATACGCATTGTGTACTCTAGGAATCAATAACAAGGAGACTTACAAATCGAAGGTGAATGTACGCACTAGTGGTGAAAATGGAAAGAGTGGGCCAACCGAACCAGTTGTTGTAGGCTGATATACACATCTAGTAGAACCAATGGTTGCTTAGCTGCTAacaaaaaggaaggc
This is a stretch of genomic DNA from Anopheles merus strain MAF chromosome 2R, AmerM5.1, whole genome shotgun sequence. It encodes these proteins:
- the LOC121602163 gene encoding monocarboxylate transporter 14-like isoform X4, translating into MASKKARRTDSEIACEEAARLTADTQEYTSPDDDDGGCEYHDMPPPPDGGYGWVIVFASFMCNMIVDGIAYTFGVFLNEFVVYFGEGKGTVAWVGSLLSGMYLSAGPVVSALANKYGCRAVCIAGSIISCAAFALSTLSTSVTMLMLTYGVMGGIGFGLIYLPAVVAVGYYFETKRSLATGIAVCGSGFGTFAFAPLANMLLENFDWKNSNLILAGLILNCAVFGAMMRPLTYPKEDKVKPLMQRMYEEKRLQMERGSIGGSYFMVQLPDGTMEKRLKAPLNADPGVHSSLALDQLAAQQGGMHPVATLPTISEFKAQEQNGSSGSSSESSQIEMKKPLNKKRNTNSESDAADYGADNMPRNASQPAFTSHQSGMPKNGSVPTFDRVRKHSTGERFKPSLAAIKASSRGDVGSNGDVRKSMHLRLSRGSVNGSKNNNAEEFDDGSMFTSKASLKADRPVMVRPLSRKDIFYSGSVTNLKEFQSQKSLTNYRNSVVSLTKFEKEHRNDVRDDVEKGREEQYDLCPCLALPESFKNAIGAMMDVSLLRDPVFMMIGVSNIFGMAGLYVPFVYLVDAAVLDGIEQNSASFLISIIGITNTVGRIVCGYVADFPQVDALFLNNICLVISTVAVALTPFCHTYAAYVAMAIAFGIAIAGYISLTSIILVDLLGLDKLTNAFGLLILFRGAATIVGSPLAGALYDATQSYSIPFFVAGGLFALSAITSFAAPAMKRFRKPSEAPVHVEVLTPIDEEPSEDLADDDQPITMVPKIIQTAPSPSTEQPVTSNITSTTTINDDRKQPQSNGSAKDTDKEVSQMESVL
- the LOC121602163 gene encoding monocarboxylate transporter 14-like isoform X3; this translates as MTSKASKTTTDSEIACEEAARLTADTQEYTSPDDDDGGCEYHDMPPPPDGGYGWVIVFASFMCNMIVDGIAYTFGVFLNEFVVYFGEGKGTVAWVGSLLSGMYLSAGPVVSALANKYGCRAVCIAGSIISCAAFALSTLSTSVTMLMLTYGVMGGIGFGLIYLPAVVAVGYYFETKRSLATGIAVCGSGFGTFAFAPLANMLLENFDWKNSNLILAGLILNCAVFGAMMRPLTYPKEDKVKPLMQRMYEEKRLQMERGSIGGSYFMVQLPDGTMEKRLKAPLNADPGVHSSLALDQLAAQQGGMHPVATLPTISEFKAQEQNGSSGSSSESSQIEMKKPLNKKRNTNSESDAADYGADNMPRNASQPAFTSHQSGMPKNGSVPTFDRVRKHSTGERFKPSLAAIKASSRGDVGSNGDVRKSMHLRLSRGSVNGSKNNNAEEFDDGSMFTSKASLKADRPVMVRPLSRKDIFYSGSVTNLKEFQSQKSLTNYRNSVVSLTKFEKEHRNDVRDDVEKGREEQYDLCPCLALPESFKNAIGAMMDVSLLRDPVFMMIGVSNIFGMAGLYVPFVYLVDAAVLDGIEQNSASFLISIIGITNTVGRIVCGYVADFPQVDALFLNNICLVISTVAVALTPFCHTYAAYVAMAIAFGIAIAGYISLTSIILVDLLGLDKLTNAFGLLILFRGAATIVGSPLAGALYDATQSYSIPFFVAGGLFALSAITSFAAPAMKRFRKPSEAPVHVEVLTPIDEEPSEDLADDDQPITMVPKIIQTAPSPSTEQPVTSNITSTTTINDDRKQPQSNGSAKDTDKEVSQMESVL
- the LOC121602163 gene encoding monocarboxylate transporter 14-like isoform X1 — translated: MGQAASQEDAEQGGGQAGGGEEEEDDDGGIIPMRSDRFLVTDSEIACEEAARLTADTQEYTSPDDDDGGCEYHDMPPPPDGGYGWVIVFASFMCNMIVDGIAYTFGVFLNEFVVYFGEGKGTVAWVGSLLSGMYLSAGPVVSALANKYGCRAVCIAGSIISCAAFALSTLSTSVTMLMLTYGVMGGIGFGLIYLPAVVAVGYYFETKRSLATGIAVCGSGFGTFAFAPLANMLLENFDWKNSNLILAGLILNCAVFGAMMRPLTYPKEDKVKPLMQRMYEEKRLQMERGSIGGSYFMVQLPDGTMEKRLKAPLNADPGVHSSLALDQLAAQQGGMHPVATLPTISEFKAQEQNGSSGSSSESSQIEMKKPLNKKRNTNSESDAADYGADNMPRNASQPAFTSHQSGMPKNGSVPTFDRVRKHSTGERFKPSLAAIKASSRGDVGSNGDVRKSMHLRLSRGSVNGSKNNNAEEFDDGSMFTSKASLKADRPVMVRPLSRKDIFYSGSVTNLKEFQSQKSLTNYRNSVVSLTKFEKEHRNDVRDDVEKGREEQYDLCPCLALPESFKNAIGAMMDVSLLRDPVFMMIGVSNIFGMAGLYVPFVYLVDAAVLDGIEQNSASFLISIIGITNTVGRIVCGYVADFPQVDALFLNNICLVISTVAVALTPFCHTYAAYVAMAIAFGIAIAGYISLTSIILVDLLGLDKLTNAFGLLILFRGAATIVGSPLAGALYDATQSYSIPFFVAGGLFALSAITSFAAPAMKRFRKPSEAPVHVEVLTPIDEEPSEDLADDDQPITMVPKIIQTAPSPSTEQPVTSNITSTTTINDDRKQPQSNGSAKDTDKEVSQMESVL
- the LOC121602163 gene encoding monocarboxylate transporter 14-like isoform X2; this encodes MGQAASQEDAEQGGGQAGGGEEEEDDDGGIIPMRSDRFLVTDSEIACEEAARLTADTQEYTSPDDDDGGCEYHDMPPPPDGGYGWVIVFASFMCNMIVDGIAYTFGVFLNEFVVYFGEGKGTVAWVGSLLSGMYLSAGPVVSALANKYGCRAVCIAGSIISCAAFALSTLSTSVTMLMLTYGVMGGIGFGLIYLPAVVAVGYYFETKRSLATGIAVCGSGFGTFAFAPLANMLLENFDWKNSNLILAGLILNCAVFGAMMRPLTYPKEDKVKPLMQRMYEEKRLQMERGSIGGSYFMVQLPDGTMEKRLKAPLNADPGVHSSLALDQLAAQQGGMHPVATLPTISEFKAQEQNGSSGSSSESSQIEMKKPLNKKRNTNSESDAADYGADNMPRNASQPAFTSHQSGMPKNGSVPTFDRVRKHSTGERFKPSLAAIKASSRGDVGSNGDDDGSMFTSKASLKADRPVMVRPLSRKDIFYSGSVTNLKEFQSQKSLTNYRNSVVSLTKFEKEHRNDVRDDVEKGREEQYDLCPCLALPESFKNAIGAMMDVSLLRDPVFMMIGVSNIFGMAGLYVPFVYLVDAAVLDGIEQNSASFLISIIGITNTVGRIVCGYVADFPQVDALFLNNICLVISTVAVALTPFCHTYAAYVAMAIAFGIAIAGYISLTSIILVDLLGLDKLTNAFGLLILFRGAATIVGSPLAGALYDATQSYSIPFFVAGGLFALSAITSFAAPAMKRFRKPSEAPVHVEVLTPIDEEPSEDLADDDQPITMVPKIIQTAPSPSTEQPVTSNITSTTTINDDRKQPQSNGSAKDTDKEVSQMESVL